tttccaacccaaaccattccgtGATTGTTGGTTCTTGAGGTTCAGATTAACAttaggaaaatttttttcactgaaagagtggcAAAGCATTGGAAGAGGTTGctctgggaggtggtggagtcaccatccctggaggtattaaaaaaaggggtagatgtggtgctttgggagatgatttagtgatCAAGGTGGTGTTGTTGGACgcgatgatcttgaaggtcctttccagccatgatgcTTCTATGATCCAATGATCTCTTGGCCTGGAAGCTTTCCCTGCCTCATagggaggagagatggggaggggagggctcTGTGTCCAATCCTTGGGGGTCCAACCCTGCTCTCCATTGCAGCCAGTACTCTATGATGGATGATGAGGAGGAGCTGCCCCACCACGAGGAGCGGACGTGGTACGTGGGGAAGATCAACCGAgtgcaggcagaggagatgctgtGTGGCAAACGGGATGGGACCTTCCTGATCCGGGAGAGCAGCCAGAAGGGATGCTATGCCTGCTCCGTGGTGTGAGTGTCCCCAGGGTGGGAGTGGTGTCAGCTGGGTGGTGTCAGCTGGAAGTGTCATCTGGAGCACCCCAAGGTGTCCCATCTGCCTCGGTTCCTCCTGCCCGGGCCAACGGTGTCTTTGGGTTGTGGAGGTGACACTTTgtgtgtccccatccctgggtcTCTGACATCCTGGGGTCACTGTTTAAGCTCGAACAGAGGACGTTCCACCttaacaggaggaaaaaaaagaaagactgagagccctggggctgttcagccttgagaagagaaggctgagaggggatcttctGAATGTCTGTAGGCATCTGAGGGGTGGAGGGCAAAAGGAAGGGGACAATCTCTTCTCAGTGATGCCCAGGAATAGGACAAGGAGTTATGGGTTtaaacatgggaagttccacctcaacaggaggagaaacttcttgactGGGAGGATGAGtgagctgcccagagaggttgtggagccTCACCTGGGTGTGGCCTTCCCGAGGTGACCACCCTGTGGtggggttggactccatgatctccagaggtcccttcttAGCCCTGCCCATGGTTCTGGGATTCTCTGGTGCTATGAGCTGTGTTGTCTCCCTGCCAGGGTGGATGGTGACACCAAGCACTGCGTCATCTACAAAACGGCCACGGGCTACGGCTTCGCTGAACCCTACAACCTCTACGCCTCCCTCAAGGACCTGGTCTTGCACTACAAGCACACCTCCCTGGTGCAGCACAACGACTCCCTGAATGTCACCCTGGCTCACCCTGTCCtttcccagccccctgccagaTGAGCAGCCCCTGCACGATGCAGCAGCTGCCTTCAGCTTCTCCCCAGGGCGACGCTTTTCTGGCtctggacttctttttttttttttttgcaccctGTATAGTTGAGTCTCTGTGCTCCAAACCTCTTTTGAGATGTTTGTGACTGTTCTTGGTGTCCCTTTTTGGTCGGTAGCTGAAACCCGTGTTGGCTGATGggacaaaagaaagaaaaaaaaaaaaaatagcaaaaacaaaacaagctgggctgctgattcCCAGTGGGCTGCAGCCTCTAGGAGGTGGGCTCCAGATGGGATTGAATTGCTGTGGGGGAGCACagccccttcctcttccccagccagcagctcagccccttcctTGCTTGCACCTCACTCTGGAGCTCCATTCCTCTCTGTGCTGTGGCCAGGCTGTAGGGTTGTTGTAGGGTTCCCTACATGGATGCctcaggaggcagaggaggaggcttGGTGGAGCTTCTGTGTCCTCCCCTCTTGTTTCCTGGATGATTTTGCTGGCTGCAGTGGTGTCTGGTACGAGGGgtgctgctcctccctgcagagACTCTTCCCAAAGGAGAAATCCCATCCTCCTCCCTGGGGCTTCCCAGCCgagggctctgctccctgccctttCCCACCTCACTCTTTTCATCCCCCATGTCACAACCACCCCTCGAGGTGTCCAGGGAGTGATGAACACTCAGTGGTGATGCTCTCACCTTTGTTGTGCCAACCAAGCTGTGAACTCCACGTTGGTACCCCTGCTTTTCCTGGTGGAATCCATGGgacacagtttttttttttccaactgccTTGGGTGGATTTCCTCCAGCAGAGCCCCTTGAAGCTCACTGTAGCTCTGCCaataccattttcttttcatcatcagcccagctctggtggTGGCTGAGCTCTCACCATGACCTGCAGGTGCTGGTGTGCAGACTGGGAAGCAGGATGGGGCCCACCTGAAATTCCATGGATGTGAGGAGCCCAACACAAAATGAAggacctctctctctctctctctctctgctgcaggaggacaCTGGGCCATGGGCCTCTTCAGCGTGTGGAAATGTATCTGCATGATGTCCAACTATGTATGCAAAGCACTTAATTATGATAATGAGTACTGTagggggggaggggagcgggGGGGTTGCTGTTGTGTTGCCCACTGGGAGTGGATTTGTTGTGTCCAAGTTcagagggaggcagaggtggcCCTGCAAGAGCTTTAAAAGCTGAAGCTGGGCTGAGAGTCGAGGCTGTGGTGGCACTGGCTTCACTGGGTCACCCTGAAGAAAGCATTTGTTgttctctccagctgctggagaggctCAGTCCCTTCCAgagggtgggtttgggggtcCTGTTGGCTTTGCAGGCTCTGCTTTGTGTGTTGCCACTCAACTGCAGGGTGCTGTGTGCTCCTGCTCCACCTCGGGTGCCATCTCTCTTGGGGaccctgctgtccctgctcctcccagctgcctctgctgttCCAGGCAGGTCCCCAGATCCTTTGGGATCTGGGATTGCTGGAACACTCATCCCATTCCCGTTGCTCCTGGCAGGGGAGCCCCAAttctcagctcctcctgccctctccagGCCCTGGGTCTTGGGTTTTGGGGCTCTTCTGTCAGTGTTTGGTGCTGTGAGGGGGGCATTggtgctgtccctgtcccatggTACCCAAGTGCCACCATATGGAGGacagggggggggagggtggcaGCCACAGAGCTCGTAGCCCTGGAGAGGTTGTGTTTGGCTTTGGGAAAAGCTCTTGGGGATAAttcatggaataatttgggcTCAAGGAGAGCAGATGGGAATAGGGACAGGGTGGTTGCTGCTCAGAGGCCTCCCAGGGTCAGGAGGGTGGCTTTGCCCCAGAGCCCCCAGACTCCCACACCACCACATTTTTCATCCCAAGGACTCCCAGGGATCCTCCAGgtcccgtgtcccccccctACCCCACTAACAGGAGCTTGGGGACTGTCCTGGCTGGACCTGCCAGGCATCTGGAAGGCTCCCAACTTCAAACCATCACCCATCAACGCTTTGCTTGGTGCTCTCCTCGGCTCTGCTGGAGGTTCCTGGAAATTCCAGCTTCTCCTGACagcttttttgggtttggttttttggtttttttttttcttttttgtttgacGGTTTTAGCTGAATTTCTGCTGTTTGCTGCCACCCGGAGCCTCTCCCCAGGTTGTGTGAACGCAGTGGGGGGGTCACAgtcacccctcagccccctccctctccctggcaCCAGTCCTGGGTACGACGAGGAGGAAAATGCCCCTCCCCGGGGCTGCTTTTCCCCGACGGTGTTTGACCCCTCCCCACAATAATCTCTTTGTGATTTGTCCTTCCATGTTTTTTACTCCCAGGGATAAACCCCAGGGGGATGTTTTTTCCAGGCTTGGCTTTGCTGCTTGTCACCTCCCGTGTCCCTAAACCACATCCCGTGGGCTCAACGGGGCCATTCCTGCTCCccgggggggggaagggggtcTTGGCCCTCCGTGTCCTTCCCCGCCCCAGTGTCACCCCCTGGGGACTCGGGTGTCTTTGTGCTCGGAGAGGACGTGGTGGCTGCGTGAGGTTTTAGTTCCTAGATATATGCAATAAGGAATAATTTGTCACTTCAGCTGTTTGTTACCAGCAGTAGTTTTCTTATGCTCTTTCTGTCGATGTTTACTAATGTAAACCCAGTATTTGTTACTGTAAGAaaagggggtttttttggtttggtttggtttttttctttttttttttttttttgtttgtttctttttttttttttttttttttttttttttttttttttgtacggtacttctttaaaaaaaaaaaaaaaaaaacaccacccacaaaaccaaccccccgcccccccaaaagaaaaaaaaaaaaaaaaaaaaaaaaaaaaaagaaaaataaataaacagaattcACGAAAAGGCTGCgggggatttttttggcagGAGGGGGTGTTAAGAGCAGAGGCGGGAGGGTGTTTGTTGGGTGCAGGATGGGACCCATCCCGCTGGGATTATTCTGCTCCTCGGGATCCGGAACCAACCCCGAGAAACGGCTGAAAAAAACACGAAACGGAGGCTCCCTGGGGCACTACGGagcttccttaaaaaaaaacgaACCTCAGAAAAAATGAACCTCAAAAAAAATGAACCtcattggggggggggggttgggcacCCCGAGCTTGGGGGTTGGGTACGGAGCTCCCCACCCGAGGCCAAGCGCCGGCTGCCCCGCGGTGGGGTTTGTCGCGACATATCTCGACTCGTGGGGAAGCTGCGGTTAGGGACGAGGGGCTGtgacacccccaccccccaaggGTGGGACCCCGGGGACAGGGGGGGGGTCAGAACCGGACGTCCCCACGTGAGTCAGCAGCGTCACGGGGGAGCGGGGCGGGAAGGGCGGGCGCAGAGGTGGCTTTAAAAGTCCTCGGAGGGGACGGGATCGTCACCCGATTGTCCCCATggccccccccgccccgccgctgGCTCTCCTGGCGCTGGTGGCCCTGCTGGCCCCGGGGATCGGGGTGGCTTTGCCCGGCTGTGACAATCCCTGCGCTTCGTCGGACGTCGCCGTCGCTTGCCAGGTCAGAGCCACGGGTGCCGGGGCTGTCCCGGCAGGACAGGGACACGCGGGGCTGGGACACGGCTCAGAGGCCCCACCCCGTGCCAGACCTCAGCCCCGGGCACCTCTGACaccttctgggtttttttccaacataaaCCAAATGTTCGGCTTCTTTCACTCTGAATGTCCCCGGACGGTGACACGGCTGTGACAGTGGGGGTGGTGGCACCCTGTGAGccctgtggagctgcagccacagccgGTGGTGGGCTGTACCCCCACCCAGGCATACCTCGGTCCCACTAAATagattttttggggttttttttttttggttggttggtttttttctcccccaatATTTTGGGGAAGTTCTTGCGGAAAGCCCCAGCAGCGCACGGGAGGCCCCTGGCGGCTTTCgcttccctcccagccccccctgctCCACATCCCAGGAGCTTTGCCTCATCCCCTGTTAAAACTGGGGCCCCGCAAGACCCCAAAACCTTCCGGTACCGCAGGCTGAGAGCCGCTGCGGTAAAACCCCGCACCCGGCGGCTCCTCCGGTGGAGCTGAGCCTCTACTACGAGAGTCTGTGCCCGGCGTGCCGCGGGTTCCTGGTCCAGCAGCTCTTCACCTCCTGGCTGGTGCTGCCCCCCGGGGTCCTCAACATCACCCTGGTGCCCTACGGCAATGCCCAGGTAGGAACCAGCCCGGTCCGGTACCGCGGCTGCTTGTCCCGGTACCACCGGGCAGCGCTCAGAGGGTTTGGTTGTTCCCTCAGGAGAAGAACGAGAGCGGGACGTGGGAGTTCGAGTGCCAGCACGGCCCGGAAGAGTGTTTGGGCAACATGATTGAGGTGATGGGGGGGTCGTTTCCAGGTGGTCTTTGGGGGGATGTGGTGTTTGGGGGGGATGTGGTTTAGGGGAAAACTTGGTGGAgaagggatgatggttggactcgatgatcccaagggtcttttccaacctgaacgATTCTCGGATTCTATGTGGGTGATGATCCCCGTGGGGGGGGGTCCcgcagcccctcagcccctcacccccccacAGGCCTGCCTGATGCACGAGGCACAGAACTTCAGCACCTCTTTCCCCGTCATCTTCTGCATGGAGTCGGGCAGCTCTGTCACCAAGAACCTGGAGGCCGTATgtcccccttccccatcccctgaCACCCCGCCCTGGGGACCCTGACCCCACGGGCACCCCCATCTCCCTGACCCCCCCATTCCCCACCTCCCGACTCCCTCATCCCCGCAACCCCCGCATCCTCCTGACCTCCTtatcctccccatccccctgactttccccttcccttccccccccgaccccccccAATCCGTGTATCCCGCACCCCGGGCAGTGCCTCCAGGTCTACGCCCCGCACTTGGACGGGGCCCGCGTCTCCTCCTGCGTGCGGGGCCCCACTGGGACCGCCCTCATGCACCGCAACGCTCAGCTGACCCAAGCGCTCGATCCCCCGCACCATTACGTGCCCTGGATCCTCATCAACGGGGtaaggagaggggaggagatgcGGGGGGCCGGGGCTCTGCGGGAACCCCCCTGACCCAGCCCCGTTCCCTCCCCAGAAGCACACGGAGGAGCTGCAGGCCCAGGCTCAGACCTcgctgctggggctgctctgccacctCTACCAGGTGGGtcggggggctggggggctgcggGCGATGTCCCCGTCGCCATCTCTGTCCCCTCCGGGGCTCTACCGCCCGCTCTCTGGCAGGGGGAGAAGCCCGAAGCCTGTGGGGGCTCAGGGACCCCGAAAGCCCCGGGCGGCTGCGGGCGCTGAGGGACAGCGTGGAAGCACGGAGCGAGTGGGTAATAAAAAAGTtttgtgtaataataataataaaaaaagaaaaaaacaacccaaaaaacacaacaagcGGCTCCGCAGCGGTGTGTGCGGGAAAGGGGAGGGCGGGGCGGGGGTCCCTGCGGGTGTCATGGCGGCGCCCTGTACGGCAATGGGTGTCATGGCGGCGCCCTCAGAGGGTGTCATGGAGGGCACCGGAAGCGGAAGTCGCCGCCGTAGCGGGACACCCCCCCCTCGTCCGCGTGCCGTTGCGCAGGCGGGCGGTGGTGAGCGGGGGGGGGGTACTGGGAGTACTGGGAGTACTGGGGAGGGGTCAGTGGGgacccagggagagctggggacacagcgggggggaactgggaggacGGGGGGGCGGGTCCAgtggagggggctgggggtgcaggaggAGTAACGGGCTCTGGGAAGGTCCTGCAGCACTGACTGGGGGGACTGGGACGGGTACGGGGGGAACTGGGACGGAGCAGCAGTGCTAACTGGTGGAACTGGGGGGGCACAGAGTGCTAACTGGGGGGCCCagggggaactgggagggcccaggaggaactggg
This region of Heliangelus exortis chromosome 28, bHelExo1.hap1, whole genome shotgun sequence genomic DNA includes:
- the IFI30 gene encoding gamma-interferon-inducible lysosomal thiol reductase: MAPPAPPLALLALVALLAPGIGVALPGCDNPCASSDVAVACQAESRCGKTPHPAAPPVELSLYYESLCPACRGFLVQQLFTSWLVLPPGVLNITLVPYGNAQEKNESGTWEFECQHGPEECLGNMIEACLMHEAQNFSTSFPVIFCMESGSSVTKNLEACLQVYAPHLDGARVSSCVRGPTGTALMHRNAQLTQALDPPHHYVPWILINGKHTEELQAQAQTSLLGLLCHLYQGEKPEACGGSGTPKAPGGCGR